The following coding sequences lie in one Arachis stenosperma cultivar V10309 chromosome 5, arast.V10309.gnm1.PFL2, whole genome shotgun sequence genomic window:
- the LOC130980151 gene encoding uncharacterized protein LOC130980151 translates to MNNGDEDNKGLIWKLPELKSNDFGKIGPAFGLGAGCGLGFGLGLLGGVGFGPGIPGFQVGFGFGAGCGVGIGFGYGVGKGIAQDEKKRYSNVGNPFRGSGNIISEDEITALVDDLVINTKKLIRATTKEIDKWRR, encoded by the exons ATGAACAACGGAGACGAAGATAACAAGGGCTTAATCTGGAAGCTTCCAGAGCTCAAATCCAACGATTTCGGTAAGATTGGTCCCGCCTTCGGCCTCGGCGCCGGCTGCGGCCTCGGTTTCGGTCTTGGCCTTCTCGGAG GTGTGGGTTTCGGCCCTGGAATTCCAGGATTCCAAGTAGGTTTTGGATTCGGTGCTGGATGTGGGGTTGGTATAGGATTCGGCTATGGTGTAGGGAAGGGCATTGCCCAAGATGAGAAGAAGAGGTATTCTAATGTTGGAAATCCTTTCCGTGGTTCTGGAAATATTATTTCTGA GGATGAGATTACTGCCCTTGTGGATGACCTTGTGATTAATACTAAGAAGCTTATCAGGGCAACAACCAAAGAAATTGACAAGtggagaagatga
- the LOC130980150 gene encoding chlorophyll a-b binding protein CP26, chloroplastic, giving the protein MASIGVSEMLGNPIKLSGAARSAPSASSPATFKTVALFGKKKAAPPPPSKKAAAAVTPANDELAKWYGPDRRIFLPEGLLDRSEIPPYLTGEVPGDYGYDPFGLSKKPEDFAKYQAYELIHARWAMLGAAGFIIPEAFNKFGANCGPEAVWFKTGALLLDGGTLNYFGKPIPINLIVAVVAEIVLLGGAEYYRIINGLDLEDKLHPGGPFDPLGLAKDPDQAALLKVKEIKNGRLAMFAMLGFYFQAYVTGEGPVENLAKHLSDPFGNNLLTVIAGSAERVPTL; this is encoded by the exons ATGGCTTCAATTGGGGTGTCTGAGATGCTTGGAAACCCTATCAAGTTGAGTGGTGCAGCCAGGTCAGCACCATCAGCTTCTAGCCCTGCCACCTTCAAGACTGTGGCTCTCTTTGGTAAGAAGAAGGCAGCACCACCTCCTCCTTCAAAGAAAGCTGCTGCTGCTGTCACTCCTGCCAATGATGAACTCGCCAAGTGGTATG GTCCTGACAGAAGGATCTTCTTGCCAGAGGGTCTCTTGGACCGATCCGAGATCCCACCATACTTGACTGGAGAAGTGCCCGGAGA CTATGGTTATGATCCTTTTGGTCTCAGCAAGAAGCCAGAGGACTTTGCCAA ATATCAGGCATACGAGTTGATTCACGCAAGATGGGCAATGCTTGGTGCTGCTGGATTTATCATTCCTGAGGCCTTCAACAAATTCGGAGCTAACTGCGGTCCTGAGGCTGTTTGGTTCAAG ACCGGAGCTCTTCTTCTCGATGGTGGAACGCTTAACTACTTTGGGAAGCCGATCCCCATCAACCTCATTGTTGCTGTCGTCGCTGAGATTGTACTTTTGGGTGGTGCAGAGTACTACAGAATTATCAATGGCCTG GATTTGGAAGATAAGCTTCATCCAGGTGGTCCATTCGACCCGTTGGGACTCGCAAAGGATCCGGACCAAGCTGCATTGTTGAAGGTGAAGGAGATCAAGAATGGAAGGCTTGCCATGTTTGCCATGCTTGGTTTCTACTTCCAAGCTTATGTCACCGGAGAAGGCCCCGTCGAGAACCTTGCGAAGCATCTCAGTGACCCCTTTGGCAACAACTTGCTCACTGTCATTGCTGGTTCTGCCGAGAGAGTTCCAACTCTTTGA
- the LOC130981071 gene encoding uncharacterized protein LOC130981071 → MKLLSWNCRGLGRPLTIHNLKGICKSYSPEVGFMCETKNQSRQVEGKLRSCGFKEWFIVDPDGLSGGLAMAWRDGVYLSSNDQHRMAQFAELTSVTQQFDGKVVLMGDFNAISNQLEKEGGGAKSPSSIETFNSFIDDNSLIDIGMVGRPFTWSNRRRGDELIQERLDRFLIVREVWHEQIDGLAMYILAQKIKRCRHKIVKWQQEHKSNSKVEIDLLQSELEELRLAGIHGGDIISEIEDKLEKALQNEESYWKDKSRVKWLKSGDQNTAFFHQKFRNRTQRNRIWQLTGNDGEVAISNAGIASVAESYFKDIFSSTCHENPEPLLTHFEPKVTAHMNRRLQRPVTMDEVKRATFSIHPQSAPGDDGMTAKFFQSFWNILSGDVFRAVKSFFSRGRILKGFNHTQICLIPKISDAKDMTQVRPISLSSVFYKIISKVFVHRLQSMMSRLISPTQSAFIKGRLISDNILIAHECMHYLKNKKRGLENEMALKLDMSKAYDRVEWHFLWFILEKFGFDSRWIMWIRELVTTVSYSVIVKGQPYGFFKPNRVSKSKKASFSMIKEKVRKRIQGWKRNLLSSGGRHVLLKAVGEAIPIYTLSCFKLPDGLISEIHSLLSQFWWGQKGSERRMAWISWDTMTRPRKEGGLGFKDLRIQNLALLGKQFWRLVTQPTSLLSKILRGRKIVEKGLNWAVGTGEDIRTFEDPWLPPPYPLMISNMPNRQAIFELFPRVKDLITEDRNWNQNLIQELFPQDVANRILLVKIQQSRDKLQWDLNKSKQYDTASGYRIGYLFYHPPLELCPNYMQQKKSWIDLWKLNLPHKIKLFIWKALHGRLPVLDQIHHRIPSISPICPCCHEATETVTHCLIDCSRIKDVWSQSYLRDCLPPQSSNDFWTWWTASTEILNPLKNADRNPQLLAIICWNYWKARNQLIFEGSTSMPSAILASSVKLLREIQRTPSLGRHLHETSS, encoded by the exons ATGAAACTGCTCTCGTGGAATTGTCGGGGTTTGGGGAGACCCCTGACAATCCACAATCTTAAAGGGATTTGCAAATCATACTCTCCCGAAGTTGGTTTTATGTGTGAAACAAAAAATCAATCTCGACAAGTTGAAGGAAAACTAAGATCTTGTGGTTTCAAGGAATGGTTTATTGTAGATCCGGATGGATTATCAGGGGGTTTGGCAATGGCATGGAGGGATG GTGTTTATCTCAGTTCAAATGATCAACATAGAATGGCTCAATTTGCTGAATTAACTTCAGTCACCCAACAGTTCGATGGTAAGGTTGTGTTAATGGGGGATTTTAATGCCATTTCTAATCAATTGGAGAAAGAAGGTGGGGGTGCTAAATCTCCTTCTTCTATTGAAACCTTTAATAGTTTTATTGATGATAATTCCCTGATTGATATTGGTATGGTCGGAAGACCATTCACTTGGTCAAATAGACGGAGGGGTGATGAGTTGATACAGGAAAGACTGGACCGATTCCTG ATTGTTAGAGAGGTTTGGCATGAACAGATTGATGGTTTAGCCATGTATATCCTAGCTCAAAAAATAAAGCGTTGTCGGCATAAGATTGTCAAATGGCAGCAAGAACACAAATCTAATTCGAAGGTGGAGATTGATTTACTACAGTCGGAATTAGAGGAACTTCGTTTAGCAGGAATTCATGGAGGCGACATCATTTCAGAAATAGAGGACAAACTTGAAAAAGCATTGCAAAATGAGGAATCTTATTGGAAAGATAAGTCTAGAGTCAAATGGCTCAAATCTGGTGATCAGAATACAGCTttcttccatcagaaatttagAAATCGAACCCAAAGGAATAGAATTTGGCAACTAACTGGTAATGATGGTGAAGTGGCTATTTCAAATGCTGGTATTGCTTCTGTGGCTGAATCTTATTTCAAGGACATCTTTTCCTCCACTTGTCATGAGAACCCTGAACCTCTATTGACTCATTTTGAACCTAAGGTTACAGCTCACATGAATCGTAGGCTTCAAAGACCAGTGACTATGGACGAAGTGAAACGCGCAACATTTAGCATTCATCCTCAAAGTGCTCCAGGAGATGATGGTATGACagcaaaattttttcaaagctTCTGGAACATACTTAGTGGTGATGTGTTTCGAGCAGTTAAGAGCTTCTTTTCTAGGGGCAGAATCTTGAAGGGTTTTAACCACACTCAGATTTGTCTTATTCCCAAGATTTCTGATGCTAAAGATATGACTCAGGTAAGACCAATAAGCCTATCTTCAGTCTTTTACAAGATTATCTCCAAAGTATTTGTACATAGGCTTCAGAGTATGATGAGTAGACTAATTAGCCCTACGCAGAGTGCTTTTATTAAAGGCAGATTAATCTCTGATAATATCCTAATTGCTCACGAGTGTATGCATTACTTGAAGAACAAAAAAAGGGGTCTCGAAAATGAAATGGCGCTAAAATTAGATATGAGTAAGGCATATGATAGGGTGGAATGGCACTTTCTTTGGTTTATATTGGAGAAGTTTGGTTTTGACTCTCGATGGATCATGTGGATTCGAGAATTAGTGACAACTGTTTCTTATTCTGTTATTGTGAAAGGACAACCTTATGGTTTCTTCAAACCAAATAGAG TCTCTAAATCAAAAAAGGCTTCTTTTAGTATGATCAAAGAAAAGGTTCGGAAAAGAATCCAAGGGTGGAAGCGCAATCTTCTTTCGTCAGGTGGTAGACACGTATTGCTTAAGGCAGTGGGAGAAGCTATTCCTATTTATACATTGTCTTGCTTCAAGTTGCCTGATGGTTTAATTTCGGAAATTCACTCTCTACTTTCTCAGTTCTGGTGGGGACAAAAAGGTTCTGAAAGGAGGATGGCTTGGATTAGCTGGGACACTATGACTCGCCCACGAAAAGAAGGAGGCCTTGGATTTAAAGATCTCAGAATCCAAAATCTGGCGCTTTTAGGCAAACAGTTTTGGCGACTTGTAACACAGCCTACTTCCTTATTATCCAAAATCTTAAGAG GCCGAAAGATTGTTGAAAAAGGTCTTAATTGGGCTGTGGGTACTGGTGAGGATATCCGAACATTTGAGGATCCTTGGCTGCCTCCTCCGTATCCTTTAATGATTTCTAACATGCCAAATAGACAGGCTATTTTTGAGTTGTTTCCAAGAGTTAAAGATCTAATTACTGAAGATAGAAATTGGAATCAGAATCTCATTCAAGAACTATTTCCCCAAGACGTTGCAAACAGAATTTTGTTAGTTAAAATTCAGCAGAGTAGGGACAAATTGCAATGGGATTTGAACAAATCCAAGCAATATGATACAGCTTCAGGTTACAGAATTGGCTATTTATTTTACCATCCGCCTCTGGAGCTTTGTCCTAATTATATGCAACAGAAAAAGTCGTGGATTGATCTATGGAAGTTGAACTTGCCTCACAAAATTAAGCTATTTATCTGGAAAGCTCTCCATGGCCGACTTCCGGTGCTTGATCAGATTCATCACCGCATCCCATCTATATCACCAATATGCCCTTGCTGTCATGAAGCAACGGAAACAGTCACTCATTGTTTGATCGATTGCTCTAGAATTAAAGACGTATGGTCTCAGAGTTATCTTCGTGACTGTCTTCCCCCTCAGAGTTCTAACGACTTTTGGACATGGTGGACTGCATCAACAGAGATACTTAACCCGTTGAAGAATGCTGACCGTAATCCTCAATTGCTTGCCATCATTTGCTGGAACTACTGGAAAGCTCGCAACCAGTTGATTTTTGAAGGTTCTACTTCTATGCCGTCTGCCATTCTAGCAAGCTCTGTCAAGTTGCTCCGTGAAATCCAAAGAACTCCTAGTTTAGGTCGTCATCTCCATGAGACAAGCTCTTAG